The Streptomyces kanamyceticus genome window below encodes:
- a CDS encoding aldehyde dehydrogenase family protein, with protein sequence MLPLDVLGPGGPYRSRRQETIHDLPGNPVANLSLAPSLYVTRALKAMRRASALPFDARIAALARAGRAFATETIAGLTPREYQHTVSAVTGIPISVVRDATADIALAAERIHRTVENARPAGAVDSWRDPRAKDGTAVWTPRGAVFAVHAAGNHPAVHQGWFDALALGYRVAVRPSRREPFTPHRLITALREAGFGDEGIALLPTDHNVADDILRHADLGMVYGGADVVAKYAGDPRILPQGPGRSKVLITAETDWEPIVDTLVESISGGGGVGCVNATGVLVEGDPSPVAAALAERLAALPSLPATDERAVLPVMPIDPARRWDTHLRQRAAGTKAWLGGDGIVGDLGDGSAALRPAVHQLDSPFAEQLGMELGFPCAWVAPWDRDAGIRPLRDTLVLTAVTTDADLIDELVAEPTISNVYIGDHPTPWMRHGLPHDGYLAEFLMRTKTIRR encoded by the coding sequence ATGCTGCCCCTGGACGTTCTCGGCCCCGGCGGCCCCTATCGGTCCCGGCGCCAGGAGACCATTCACGACCTGCCGGGAAACCCGGTCGCGAACCTGAGCCTGGCCCCTTCGCTGTACGTCACCCGCGCGCTCAAGGCGATGCGCCGAGCGTCGGCGCTGCCCTTCGACGCGCGGATCGCGGCGCTCGCCCGGGCGGGCCGGGCCTTCGCCACGGAGACGATCGCGGGACTGACGCCGCGGGAGTACCAGCACACGGTCAGCGCGGTCACCGGAATACCGATCTCCGTGGTGCGCGATGCCACCGCCGACATCGCACTGGCCGCGGAGCGCATCCATCGCACCGTGGAGAACGCGCGACCGGCCGGTGCGGTCGACTCGTGGCGCGATCCCCGGGCCAAGGACGGTACGGCGGTGTGGACCCCGCGCGGTGCGGTGTTCGCCGTGCACGCGGCGGGCAACCACCCGGCTGTGCACCAGGGTTGGTTCGACGCCCTCGCGCTCGGCTACCGCGTCGCCGTGCGCCCTTCCCGCCGCGAGCCGTTCACTCCGCACCGGCTGATCACCGCCCTGCGCGAGGCCGGATTCGGCGACGAGGGAATCGCGTTGCTGCCCACCGACCACAACGTGGCCGACGACATCCTCCGGCACGCCGACCTCGGCATGGTGTACGGCGGCGCGGACGTCGTGGCCAAATACGCGGGCGATCCACGGATCCTGCCGCAGGGCCCCGGACGCTCCAAGGTGCTCATCACCGCCGAGACCGACTGGGAGCCGATCGTCGACACCCTCGTGGAGTCGATCAGCGGCGGCGGGGGAGTCGGCTGCGTCAACGCCACCGGCGTACTGGTCGAGGGCGACCCCTCACCCGTGGCCGCGGCGCTCGCCGAACGCCTCGCCGCGCTGCCCAGCCTGCCCGCGACGGACGAGCGCGCGGTCCTGCCCGTGATGCCCATCGATCCCGCCCGCCGGTGGGACACGCATCTGCGGCAGCGGGCCGCGGGCACCAAGGCGTGGCTCGGCGGTGACGGGATCGTCGGCGACCTCGGCGACGGTTCGGCGGCGCTCCGGCCCGCGGTGCACCAGCTCGACAGCCCGTTCGCCGAGCAGCTCGGGATGGAACTGGGCTTCCCCTGCGCGTGGGTGGCGCCGTGGGACCGCGACGCCGGGATCCGGCCGCTGCGCGACACGCTCGTCCTCACCGCCGTCACCACCGACGCGGACCTGATCGACGAGTTGGTGGCCGAACCGACCATCTCCAACGTCTATATCGGTGACCATCCGACGCCGTGGATGCGGCACGGGCTGCCGCACGACGGGTACCTCGCCGAATTCCTCATGCGCACCAAGACGATTCGGCGCTGA
- a CDS encoding AMP-binding protein, whose amino-acid sequence MVERTGGEFVREMMRWHFSPETGSPFWLKRAGSLGFDPLTDVRDFDDLGLFPNVVDELRDVGVRELIPRGYGDEHRASVYESGGTTGQPKRVMYSAEWHRGSVEWFSERLDAHGVPRDVDWLSAVPTGPHNVGAMAVDTAMLRGGLNFSIDLDPRWVKKVIAEGRMDMAEAYTDHLIEQVGYILASQDVGVLFATPPMLERLAQRDDLVELVDRKVRAIVWGGTHLDADTRDLLRDEVFKNATFVGGYGGTMMLGTSVERPGLGADEPCVFDSFAPYTTFRVIDPDTGQVVPYGERGQIVVHHMSRSALLVNNIERDFATRIAPVDGGFGDAVADVTPVASFGDTAVVEGVY is encoded by the coding sequence ATGGTCGAGCGCACTGGCGGAGAGTTCGTTCGGGAGATGATGCGGTGGCACTTCAGTCCGGAGACCGGCTCGCCGTTCTGGCTGAAACGGGCCGGGTCACTCGGCTTCGATCCGCTCACCGACGTACGGGACTTCGATGATCTCGGTCTGTTCCCCAACGTGGTGGACGAGCTGCGCGACGTCGGCGTCCGTGAGCTGATTCCCCGTGGCTACGGCGACGAGCACCGGGCGTCCGTCTACGAGAGCGGCGGCACCACGGGGCAGCCCAAGCGCGTGATGTACTCCGCGGAGTGGCATCGGGGCAGCGTCGAGTGGTTCAGCGAGCGACTGGACGCGCACGGCGTGCCGCGCGACGTCGACTGGCTCAGCGCCGTGCCCACCGGGCCGCACAACGTCGGCGCGATGGCGGTCGACACCGCGATGCTCCGCGGAGGCCTGAACTTCAGCATCGACCTGGACCCGAGATGGGTGAAGAAGGTGATCGCCGAGGGCCGGATGGACATGGCCGAGGCCTACACCGATCACCTCATCGAACAGGTCGGCTACATCCTGGCCAGCCAGGACGTGGGCGTCCTGTTCGCCACACCGCCGATGCTGGAGCGCCTCGCGCAGCGCGACGACCTGGTCGAGCTGGTGGACCGGAAGGTCCGCGCGATCGTCTGGGGCGGTACGCACCTGGACGCCGACACCCGCGATCTGCTGCGCGACGAGGTGTTCAAGAACGCCACGTTCGTCGGCGGGTACGGCGGCACGATGATGCTGGGGACCTCGGTGGAGCGGCCCGGCCTCGGCGCGGACGAGCCGTGCGTCTTCGACTCCTTCGCTCCGTACACCACGTTCCGGGTGATCGACCCCGACACCGGCCAGGTCGTTCCGTACGGCGAGCGCGGGCAGATCGTCGTGCATCACATGAGCCGAAGTGCCCTCCTGGTGAACAACATCGAGCGGGACTTCGCGACCCGGATCGCCCCGGTGGACGGCGGCTTCGGTGACGCGGTCGCGGACGTCACACCCGTGGCGTCCTTCGGCGACACGGCCGTGGTCGAGGGTGTGTACTGA
- a CDS encoding NAD(P)/FAD-dependent oxidoreductase: MSRLPERTDALVIGGGVIGTSIACQLAEAGVGTVLLERGELGSGASGTTAGVVRTYFPGNALISNLAVRSLAAYHALAERTGTDLGLARIGLLVLFTEEQQVRDFQDTRAAQQAAGVDVELVTPAEAARLNPLVDERTVLAAAWAPEAYACDPAAIVRGYATAAERAGALLRTGTPVTGIDPDGLVDTPAGSIRADTVVCAAGPWAGEVAALADVRIPVTTYPVEMLLTDTPDTSDSSALPMTIHPSSLRIRSWGDRILVGMGRPAPDETREAWLARVSHHLGTACPALAGNGIDSGWTGDLDVSPDGMAFIGREGSRPFVYAAGFSGQGLCQAPAAGEIVRDLVLGKSSWIDTSGLSTARCLSGAAEAG; the protein is encoded by the coding sequence GTGAGCCGCCTTCCCGAGCGCACGGACGCCCTCGTCATCGGTGGCGGCGTCATCGGCACCTCGATCGCGTGCCAGCTCGCCGAGGCCGGGGTCGGCACCGTCCTGCTGGAGCGCGGCGAGCTCGGCTCGGGGGCCTCCGGGACCACCGCGGGCGTGGTGCGCACCTACTTCCCCGGCAACGCCCTCATCAGCAACCTCGCCGTACGAAGCCTGGCGGCCTACCACGCCCTCGCCGAACGGACCGGAACCGACCTGGGCTTGGCGCGCATCGGCCTGCTGGTCCTCTTCACCGAGGAGCAGCAGGTACGGGACTTCCAGGACACCCGCGCCGCCCAGCAGGCGGCCGGCGTGGACGTCGAACTCGTGACCCCGGCCGAAGCGGCGCGGCTCAACCCGCTGGTCGACGAGCGGACCGTCCTGGCGGCGGCCTGGGCGCCCGAGGCCTATGCCTGCGACCCCGCGGCGATCGTGCGCGGCTACGCCACGGCCGCTGAGCGGGCCGGTGCCCTCCTGCGCACGGGAACACCCGTCACCGGCATCGACCCGGACGGTCTCGTCGACACGCCTGCGGGCAGCATCCGCGCCGACACCGTCGTCTGCGCGGCAGGCCCCTGGGCGGGCGAGGTCGCCGCCCTGGCCGACGTACGCATCCCGGTGACCACGTACCCCGTGGAAATGCTGCTGACCGACACTCCTGACACCTCTGACAGCAGTGCCCTGCCGATGACCATCCACCCGTCCAGCCTGCGGATTCGCAGCTGGGGGGACCGCATCCTCGTCGGGATGGGCCGTCCCGCTCCTGACGAGACCCGGGAGGCCTGGCTGGCACGGGTGTCGCACCACCTCGGCACGGCCTGCCCGGCCCTCGCGGGCAACGGCATCGACAGCGGCTGGACCGGAGACCTCGATGTCAGTCCGGACGGGATGGCCTTCATCGGCCGCGAAGGATCCCGTCCGTTCGTCTACGCGGCGGGCTTCTCCGGCCAGGGACTGTGCCAAGCGCCTGCCGCCGGAGAGATCGTCCGGGACCTCGTGCTCGGCAAGAGCTCCTGGATCGACACGTCAGGGCTCTCCACCGCCCGCTGCCTCAGCGGCGCGGCCGAGGCCGGGTAA
- a CDS encoding cucumopine synthase-related protein, which produces MSEKPSGRNLEIAWPDLGITVTAELDGRNTELADALWDSLPYQSLQGHALVAGEHLYHAAPIPSLLHLTPDMRIPDRRDAPNGTVFCSGLQHLGIKYGTLTEPMPAAPVGRIRQEDMPGLLEAGQAIWDSVYSTKKPILAEVRKAGTEGGHRIPELAAANADAKSLIHDVHTATERVWLAGPQELIDLHEGVIPSGAGSFETVLPTLLFVNGETRPLGYASYGGLVRAAVQDMPMDSLRHMTRLLVGVPAEFLGYCGLEQLWSFTQRFLACLDQLDREDFLSVVGQLALYINCLGGWNLHLYPWETGADLRQLRPDAPVLQS; this is translated from the coding sequence TTGTCCGAAAAGCCTTCCGGCCGGAATCTCGAAATAGCCTGGCCCGACCTGGGTATCACCGTGACCGCGGAGCTCGACGGCCGCAATACCGAACTCGCCGACGCGCTCTGGGATTCGCTGCCTTATCAGAGCCTCCAGGGACACGCGCTGGTCGCGGGAGAGCACCTCTATCACGCGGCACCGATCCCCTCGCTGCTGCATCTGACCCCGGACATGCGGATCCCGGACCGCCGCGACGCGCCCAACGGGACCGTATTCTGCTCCGGTCTGCAGCATTTGGGCATCAAATACGGCACGTTGACCGAACCGATGCCCGCTGCCCCGGTGGGCCGGATCCGGCAGGAGGACATGCCCGGACTCCTCGAAGCCGGGCAGGCGATCTGGGATTCGGTCTATTCGACGAAGAAGCCGATCCTGGCCGAGGTCCGCAAGGCGGGCACCGAAGGCGGCCACCGCATCCCGGAGTTGGCCGCCGCGAACGCCGACGCGAAGAGCCTCATCCACGACGTCCACACCGCGACCGAGCGGGTCTGGCTGGCAGGGCCGCAGGAGCTCATCGACCTCCACGAGGGAGTGATCCCCTCCGGAGCGGGCAGTTTCGAGACGGTGCTGCCCACGCTGCTGTTCGTCAACGGCGAGACCCGCCCGCTGGGTTACGCCTCCTACGGCGGTCTGGTCCGGGCCGCGGTCCAGGACATGCCGATGGACTCGCTGCGTCACATGACGCGCCTGCTCGTCGGCGTTCCCGCCGAGTTCCTCGGCTACTGCGGTCTGGAGCAGCTCTGGAGCTTCACCCAGCGCTTCCTGGCCTGCCTCGACCAGCTCGACCGCGAGGACTTCCTGAGCGTGGTGGGCCAACTGGCCCTCTACATCAACTGTCTCGGCGGCTGGAACCTGCACCTGTACCCCTGGGAGACCGGCGCCGACCTGCGCCAACTGCGCCCCGACGCACCGGTCCTCCAGTCGTGA
- a CDS encoding helix-turn-helix transcriptional regulator, whose amino-acid sequence MILVERHIELHILKRMLDDCTLTGRKVALIAGPGGVGKTTLLTGFSEYAKDMGALVLSASGARSEQTHGLGVLRQIFRSFELSADYRERLEFTLAMQEVESQDPLLSTYAVDELTDVLLAAAEGRPLVLALDDMQYADSASLQTLLLMLRRFASRPVIAVFAEWRISNSTRPGALSECIKQPYCRYLNLSPFSLDGVIDRLRQQGLGEARARRIAPSFLAATGGSPLLLQALCQDRLSGPAAPDSEDADGVLADDAEIGVSVGAHFQVAIEACLHRWDPQLLEVARGLAALGGPASAAVLVRLLGGERRTVAETLSALTDTGLLRSGWFCHAAVPAAALSGLDGDTLAALYGRTALLLHQDGAVPSKVAERLVAAGGTPQQWSVGVLREAARQAMREGEPGRAAEFLEAAHGACGDARERAEILEALARVLWLVKPSAVTSLLVPLRSALDDGSLSGRGILLLSSSLAWQGGAEDAAAVLGHVDARQYECDLIGTAELMLVRQWLRWVSPLKPPLTGKGRADGAAWVGGSGGDEADDCESWSDLVKSAEQVLQSCRLADALPVVVLSALLTLAYDNRLDDAQRWCAMLKPEAEAHRAEAWVALLAVVESLVALRRGHLVDAERHARRALTVLPPHNWGAAVGLPLSCLVHATTAMGRTGEAEVLIKEALPEAHQNAFWLHFLHARGRFYVAINRPYAALGDLQECGSLLANSHLDCPSFLPWRSDLAEAWLLLQDPVSARAALEEQLMLACVEDARVHGRSLRIMAATLDLPDRAATLRDAVAALFKSGDQLELAIALADASDVELECGRFSEFRISALQAKRMAQFCGAEPLYWRLRKADAPEKRDDAPGNRRNPPGFTALSEAERKVAALAAQGRSNRDISRTLFITVSTVEQHLTKVYRKLRVSSRSSLPAELYLVGSPE is encoded by the coding sequence GTGATATTGGTCGAACGACACATTGAGCTGCACATTCTGAAGCGGATGCTGGACGACTGCACGCTGACCGGCCGAAAGGTTGCCCTGATCGCGGGCCCCGGCGGCGTCGGGAAAACGACGCTCCTGACGGGCTTCTCCGAATACGCCAAAGACATGGGCGCATTGGTGCTGAGTGCGTCCGGAGCCCGTTCCGAGCAAACACACGGTCTGGGCGTGCTCAGGCAGATATTCCGTTCCTTTGAGTTGAGCGCCGATTACCGGGAACGTCTTGAGTTCACCCTGGCGATGCAGGAGGTCGAATCCCAGGATCCCCTGCTGAGCACTTATGCCGTGGACGAGTTGACGGACGTCCTCCTCGCGGCCGCCGAAGGGCGTCCTCTGGTGCTGGCCCTCGATGACATGCAGTACGCGGATTCGGCCAGCCTCCAGACGCTCCTCCTGATGCTGCGTCGGTTTGCGTCACGTCCTGTCATCGCCGTATTCGCCGAGTGGCGGATATCCAACTCCACGCGCCCGGGCGCGCTTTCCGAGTGCATCAAGCAGCCGTACTGCCGTTACTTGAATTTGAGCCCGTTCTCCCTCGACGGCGTGATCGACCGGCTGCGTCAGCAAGGTCTCGGTGAGGCGCGTGCGCGGCGCATCGCCCCTTCTTTCCTGGCGGCGACGGGAGGCAGCCCGCTGCTCCTTCAGGCGCTGTGCCAGGACCGGTTATCCGGGCCCGCCGCGCCCGATTCCGAAGACGCCGATGGTGTTCTCGCGGACGACGCGGAGATCGGGGTCTCCGTAGGGGCCCACTTCCAGGTCGCCATCGAGGCCTGCCTGCACCGCTGGGACCCTCAACTACTGGAAGTGGCCCGCGGCCTGGCCGCTCTCGGTGGCCCGGCGTCCGCCGCCGTACTGGTGCGGCTGCTGGGCGGCGAACGCCGCACCGTGGCGGAGACGCTGAGCGCTCTCACCGACACCGGACTGCTTCGCTCCGGGTGGTTCTGCCATGCCGCCGTCCCGGCCGCCGCGTTGAGCGGGCTCGACGGGGACACGCTCGCCGCGCTGTACGGGCGCACCGCCCTGCTGCTCCACCAGGACGGCGCGGTGCCGTCGAAGGTCGCCGAGCGCCTCGTCGCCGCCGGAGGCACCCCGCAGCAGTGGTCCGTGGGCGTCCTGCGCGAGGCGGCCCGGCAGGCGATGCGGGAGGGGGAGCCGGGCCGTGCGGCCGAGTTCCTCGAAGCGGCTCATGGAGCCTGTGGCGACGCCCGGGAGCGGGCCGAGATCCTGGAGGCCCTGGCGCGGGTCCTGTGGCTGGTCAAACCGTCAGCGGTGACCTCACTGCTGGTGCCGCTGCGCTCGGCGCTCGACGACGGTAGCCTGAGCGGCCGCGGCATCCTGCTGCTCAGCAGCTCCCTCGCCTGGCAGGGCGGGGCGGAAGACGCGGCAGCGGTGCTCGGGCACGTGGACGCGCGACAGTACGAGTGCGACCTGATCGGCACCGCCGAGCTGATGCTCGTACGCCAGTGGCTTCGCTGGGTGTCGCCTCTCAAGCCGCCTCTCACCGGGAAGGGCCGCGCCGATGGAGCGGCGTGGGTGGGCGGTTCCGGTGGGGACGAGGCGGACGACTGCGAGTCGTGGAGCGATCTGGTCAAGAGCGCCGAACAGGTCCTGCAGTCCTGCCGACTCGCCGACGCGCTCCCGGTCGTCGTGCTGTCCGCCCTGCTCACGCTGGCGTACGACAACAGACTGGACGACGCCCAGCGTTGGTGCGCCATGCTCAAGCCGGAGGCGGAGGCGCATCGGGCCGAGGCCTGGGTGGCCCTGCTCGCGGTGGTCGAGTCACTGGTGGCCTTGCGCAGGGGCCACCTGGTCGACGCCGAGCGGCACGCGCGCCGGGCCCTGACCGTGCTGCCGCCGCACAACTGGGGTGCGGCGGTCGGACTGCCGCTCTCCTGTCTCGTCCACGCCACCACGGCGATGGGGAGGACGGGCGAAGCGGAGGTGCTCATCAAAGAGGCACTCCCCGAGGCTCACCAGAATGCGTTCTGGCTGCATTTCCTGCACGCGCGCGGTCGCTTCTACGTAGCGATCAACCGGCCGTACGCGGCGCTGGGGGATCTCCAGGAGTGCGGCAGTCTGCTCGCGAACTCTCATCTGGACTGCCCCAGTTTCCTCCCCTGGCGGAGCGACCTCGCCGAGGCCTGGCTGCTGCTCCAGGACCCGGTCAGCGCCAGGGCCGCCCTGGAGGAGCAGTTGATGCTGGCGTGCGTCGAGGACGCGCGCGTGCACGGTCGCTCCCTGCGCATCATGGCCGCCACCTTGGACCTGCCGGACCGGGCCGCCACGCTGCGGGACGCGGTGGCGGCGCTCTTCAAGTCAGGGGATCAGCTGGAGCTGGCCATCGCACTTGCCGATGCGAGTGATGTCGAACTGGAGTGCGGTCGGTTCTCCGAATTCAGGATCAGCGCGCTGCAAGCCAAAAGAATGGCCCAGTTCTGTGGTGCCGAACCGCTGTACTGGCGACTGCGGAAAGCCGATGCTCCGGAGAAGCGGGACGACGCTCCGGGGAATCGGCGGAATCCCCCTGGATTCACCGCGCTCAGCGAGGCCGAGCGAAAGGTCGCGGCCCTCGCGGCGCAGGGGCGGAGCAATCGAGACATCAGCCGAACGCTCTTCATCACGGTGAGCACCGTGGAGCAGCACCTCACCAAGGTCTACCGGAAACTCCGGGTGAGCAGCCGCTCCAGCCTGCCCGCGGAGCTGTATCTGGTGGGCTCGCCGGAGTAG
- a CDS encoding aldo/keto reductase, translating to MNHRNTSRIADASGTFALGGDLTVNRLGYGAMQLTGPGVWGEPKDPAEAIRVLRRAVELGINFIDTADAYGPFVSERLIREALHPYVDDLVIATKGGATRPGPDDWRPVGRPEYLRQQTELSLRHLGVERIDLYQLHRIDEQVPLADQLGELVLLQQEGKIRHIGVSQVTVEQLKEARTIAEIASVQNLYNLATRDAEDVLAYAESENIAFIPWFPMATGELARPGSPLDAAAKEHGASPSQLALAWLLHRSPVMLPIPGTSQVAHLEENTEAARITLTDGEYDALAAAV from the coding sequence ATGAACCACCGGAATACTTCCCGCATCGCAGACGCATCGGGCACCTTCGCGCTGGGCGGAGACCTGACAGTGAACCGTCTCGGCTACGGCGCCATGCAGCTCACGGGCCCCGGCGTCTGGGGCGAGCCCAAGGACCCGGCCGAGGCGATACGGGTGCTGCGCCGCGCCGTGGAGCTGGGCATCAACTTCATCGACACGGCCGACGCCTACGGCCCGTTCGTCAGCGAGCGGCTCATCCGCGAGGCCCTCCACCCTTACGTCGACGACCTGGTCATCGCCACCAAGGGCGGGGCGACCCGGCCCGGTCCCGACGACTGGCGCCCGGTGGGCCGCCCCGAGTACCTGCGTCAGCAGACCGAGTTGAGCCTGCGCCACCTCGGCGTCGAGCGCATCGACCTCTACCAGCTGCACCGCATCGATGAGCAGGTGCCGCTCGCCGACCAGTTGGGCGAGCTCGTCCTGCTCCAGCAGGAAGGCAAGATCCGTCACATCGGCGTCTCCCAAGTGACCGTCGAGCAGCTCAAGGAGGCCCGTACGATCGCGGAGATCGCCTCCGTGCAGAACCTCTACAACCTCGCCACCCGCGATGCCGAAGACGTCCTCGCGTACGCCGAGAGCGAGAACATCGCCTTCATCCCGTGGTTCCCCATGGCCACGGGCGAGCTCGCCCGCCCGGGCAGCCCGCTCGACGCCGCCGCCAAGGAGCACGGGGCCAGCCCCTCCCAACTCGCCCTCGCCTGGCTGCTGCACCGCTCCCCGGTCATGCTGCCCATCCCCGGCACCTCTCAGGTCGCGCACCTGGAGGAGAACACCGAGGCCGCCCGCATCACCCTCACCGACGGTGAGTACGACGCCCTGGCTGCCGCGGTCTGA
- a CDS encoding mycofactocin-coupled SDR family oxidoreductase, which produces MPDEETRSQEVRGRLEGKVAFVTGAAGGLGRGHVRRLAEEGADLVVVDICRPVDTVPYPQSTPEELSEAVEEVRALGRRVVARQTDVRDRDALQEAYDAGLDEFGQIDVVVANAGIAPLLVEDRVQAWHDAIDINLTGTFHTIEVAIPSMVAAERGGSIVIVSSTAGLVGIGGASNGGLGYAASKHGVVGLMRTYANNLAPHSIRVNSVHPTGVATRMVTDPSVVDFVAQDPMLSEGAPNALPVDTIEAVDVSNAVLWLASDEARYVTGVTLPVDAGFINRR; this is translated from the coding sequence ATGCCGGATGAGGAAACCCGGAGCCAGGAAGTGCGCGGGCGCCTCGAAGGCAAGGTGGCCTTCGTGACCGGCGCCGCCGGCGGCCTCGGGCGCGGCCACGTACGGCGGTTGGCGGAGGAAGGCGCCGACCTGGTCGTCGTGGACATCTGCCGCCCCGTCGACACCGTGCCCTACCCGCAGTCGACGCCCGAGGAGTTGAGCGAAGCGGTCGAGGAGGTGCGGGCCCTCGGCCGTCGCGTCGTGGCGCGCCAGACGGACGTGCGCGACCGGGACGCCCTCCAAGAGGCGTACGACGCCGGGCTCGACGAGTTCGGGCAGATCGATGTCGTCGTCGCCAACGCCGGGATCGCACCGCTCCTCGTGGAGGACAGGGTGCAGGCCTGGCACGACGCCATCGACATCAACCTCACCGGCACGTTCCACACCATCGAGGTGGCCATCCCGTCCATGGTCGCCGCCGAGCGCGGCGGCTCGATCGTGATCGTCAGCTCCACCGCGGGCCTTGTCGGCATCGGCGGGGCGAGCAACGGCGGGCTCGGCTACGCCGCCTCCAAGCACGGCGTGGTCGGGCTGATGCGCACGTACGCCAACAACCTCGCCCCGCACAGCATCAGAGTGAACTCCGTGCACCCCACCGGAGTGGCCACCCGCATGGTCACCGACCCCTCCGTCGTCGACTTCGTCGCCCAGGACCCGATGCTGTCCGAGGGGGCGCCGAACGCCCTGCCGGTGGACACCATCGAGGCGGTCGACGTGTCCAACGCCGTCCTGTGGCTCGCCTCGGACGAAGCGCGTTACGTCACGGGGGTCACGCTGCCCGTGGACGCGGGGTTCATCAACCGCCGTTGA
- a CDS encoding amidohydrolase, with translation MTDQYADTILTGGRVKTSSGWADALTVRGGVIEVTGGREEALRRRGPGTRVVELAGATVLPGLHDVHVHPIYAGVRERRCKIPQGSTLADTLRIVAAHASRAAPGAWVLGGQWDTFALGAVPDRTMLDAVAPDRPVLLEDTSGHSSWANSAALRVAGIGPGTPDPPGGIFERDAAGNPSGLQRETAADLLALSAPKPADAEVEAALEWSLGEMLSYGITSFTEAAVGFTAGPRAELLAYTRLAARGAVRQRVRLCLVWSPVDPLCEEVIANRNRYASDHIAPDCVKIFLDGVPTDSHTAAMIEPYEDTVAGRDDEARRHGLLAIAPAVLDRAVTRFDRMGITVKFHAAGDAAVRAALDAVEAAREANGPGPCMHNVGHCTFVAKADIERAARLGATFEVSPYLWQPSPICSDIAAAVGPAAIERVWPVREMLEGRTLVVPGSDWCVVPSVSPWAAIETLVTRQRPGGGAESFGPSQAITLDQAFDLFTVNSARQEGMAHRVGSIEPGMLADIVVVDRNPFEVPITQVHATQVKMTFVEGELVHDADADAHAHARADAAGGPA, from the coding sequence ATGACCGATCAGTACGCGGACACGATCCTGACAGGCGGGCGCGTCAAGACGTCGTCCGGCTGGGCCGACGCGCTCACCGTACGCGGCGGTGTCATCGAAGTGACCGGCGGCCGCGAGGAGGCGCTGCGGCGGCGCGGCCCCGGCACGCGCGTGGTCGAACTGGCCGGTGCCACCGTCCTGCCGGGCCTGCACGACGTGCACGTGCACCCGATCTACGCCGGAGTCCGCGAACGCCGCTGCAAGATCCCGCAGGGATCGACGCTGGCCGACACCCTCCGCATCGTGGCCGCGCACGCGTCCCGGGCCGCTCCCGGCGCGTGGGTGCTCGGCGGGCAGTGGGACACCTTCGCTCTCGGCGCCGTCCCTGACCGGACCATGCTCGACGCGGTCGCCCCCGACCGTCCTGTCCTCCTGGAGGACACCAGCGGGCACAGTTCGTGGGCGAACAGCGCGGCGCTCAGGGTCGCGGGCATCGGCCCCGGCACACCCGATCCGCCGGGTGGCATCTTCGAGCGGGACGCCGCGGGGAATCCGAGCGGCCTGCAGCGCGAGACCGCCGCCGATCTCCTCGCGCTCTCGGCGCCCAAACCGGCCGATGCCGAGGTGGAGGCGGCTCTGGAGTGGTCGCTCGGAGAAATGCTCTCCTACGGGATCACGTCGTTCACCGAGGCCGCGGTCGGGTTCACCGCGGGTCCGCGCGCCGAACTCCTCGCCTACACCCGGCTCGCCGCGCGCGGAGCGGTCAGGCAACGCGTACGGCTCTGTCTCGTGTGGTCCCCCGTTGATCCTCTGTGCGAAGAGGTGATCGCGAACCGGAACCGGTACGCGAGCGACCACATCGCGCCCGACTGCGTGAAGATCTTCCTCGACGGGGTACCGACCGACAGTCACACGGCGGCGATGATCGAGCCCTACGAGGACACCGTGGCGGGCCGGGACGACGAGGCCCGGCGGCACGGGCTGCTCGCGATCGCGCCCGCGGTCCTCGACCGGGCGGTGACGCGCTTCGACCGGATGGGCATCACCGTCAAGTTCCACGCGGCCGGTGACGCGGCGGTCAGGGCGGCCCTCGACGCCGTCGAGGCCGCGCGCGAGGCCAACGGGCCAGGACCGTGCATGCACAACGTAGGGCACTGCACGTTCGTGGCGAAGGCCGACATCGAGCGGGCGGCGCGGCTCGGCGCGACCTTCGAGGTCTCGCCCTATCTGTGGCAGCCCTCCCCCATCTGCTCCGACATCGCGGCCGCCGTCGGGCCCGCCGCGATCGAACGCGTGTGGCCGGTGCGGGAGATGCTCGAAGGCCGGACGCTGGTCGTGCCGGGCTCCGACTGGTGCGTCGTGCCCTCGGTGAGCCCGTGGGCCGCCATCGAGACGCTCGTCACCCGGCAGCGGCCTGGAGGCGGCGCGGAGTCCTTCGGCCCCTCCCAAGCGATCACGCTGGACCAGGCCTTCGACCTGTTCACGGTCAACTCCGCACGCCAGGAAGGCATGGCGCACCGCGTCGGGAGCATCGAACCCGGCATGCTCGCCGACATCGTCGTCGTCGACCGGAACCCCTTCGAGGTGCCGATCACCCAAGTCCACGCCACCCAGGTGAAGATGACGTTCGTCGAAGGTGAACTGGTCCACGACGCCGATGCCGATGCCCATGCCCATGCCCGCGCCGATGCGGCCGGAGGTCCCGCGTAA